The following proteins come from a genomic window of Lycium ferocissimum isolate CSIRO_LF1 chromosome 4, AGI_CSIRO_Lferr_CH_V1, whole genome shotgun sequence:
- the LOC132051647 gene encoding polygalacturonase inhibitor-like, translating to MKMNSSFLPIILLSLFLFLSFPSFSLSVRCNPKDKQVLLQIKKDLGNPYHLASWDPNTDCCYWYVVKCDRKTNRINALTVFQANISGQIPAAVGDLPYLEILQFHHITNLTGTIQPTIAKLTNLKQLRLSFTNLTGQIPEFLSQLKNLTLLELNYNQFTGTIPSSFSQLPNLLAIHLDRNKLTGQIPESFGKFKGGQIPELYLSHNSLTGPVPRSLGDLNFTRLDFSRNKLEGDVSFLFGKNKTIQDIDLSRNTLEFDISKLEFPESLTSLDLNHNKIYGRLPEGLKDLELQYLNVSYNRLCGEIPQGGKLQSFDVYSYLHNKCLCGSPLPDCK from the coding sequence ATGAAAATGAACTCCTCTTTCCTTCCAATAATTCTCCTTTCtctcttccttttcctttcctttccctCCTTTTCACTCTCAGTAAGATGCAATCCAAAAGACAAACAAGTCCTtttacaaatcaagaaagacTTGGGCAATCCTTACCACTTAGCCTCATGGGATCCAAACACAGATTGCTGTTACTGGTACGTAGTAAAATGTGACCGGAAAACCAACAGAATAAATGCTCTCACTGTCTTCCAAGCCAATATATCCGGTCAAATACCGGCAGCTGTCGGCGATCTCCCTTATCTTGAAATCTTGCAGTTTCATCATATTACTAATCTCACAGGAACCATTCAACCTACTATTGCTAAGCTCACTAATCTCAAACAGTTAAGACTAAGCTTTACTAATCTCACTGGCCAAATACCTGAATTTCTTAGCCAACTCAAGAATTTAACTTTACTTGAGTTAAATTACAACCAGTTTACTGGAACAATCCCATCATCATTTTCTCAACTACCTAATTTATTAGCAATTCACTTAGACCGTAACAAACTCACTGGACAAATCCCAGAATCATTTGGGAAGTTCAAAGGTGGACAAATCCCTGAACTTTACCTTTCACATAATAGCCTAACAGGACCAGTACCAAGGTCTTTAGGTGATTTGAACTTTACAAGACTTGATTTCTCAAGAAACAAGCTTGAAGGTGATGTTTCTTTCTTGTTTGGGAAGAACAAGACAATTCAGGATATCGATTTGTCCAGGAATACATTGGAGTTTGATATTTCCAAATTGGAGTTCCCTGAGAGTTTAACATCGTTGGATTTGAACCATAATAAGATTTATGGTAGGTTACCAGAAGGATTGAAAGACTTAGAGTTACAGTATTTGAATGTGAGTTATAATAGGCTTTGTGGAGAGATACCACAAGGAGGGAAGTTGCAGAGCTTTGATGTTTACTCATATTTGCATAACAAATGCCTTTGTGGCTCTCCCTTGCCGGACTGTAAGTAA